The sequence GGGTTTTGGTGAGGTGATAACAGTTACTCCTTCAAGTTCTCCCCGAAGTAACTTGTTTGCTGCATCATAAGAATTTTTTGCTAATCCCATTTTCACAATGAAAGCAAATATATCTCCCCACTCACCACAAGAAAAGCAGTGATAATTCTGTCTATCTGGATCACCATGATAAATTTTGAAGCAACCTTTATGCCCACAGAGTGGACATATATCATCCTCAAGCTGGCAATAATTGCTTTGAGTTGGCTTAATTGAGTTTTCAAGCAGTAATGCGACAATTTCGGGCAAATCATACATTGATCTAACGCCCTCAAGGCCGATTTCGTCTAAGGTCGAATGATCAAAAGTGCTGTTAGTAGAAACATAAGAGGTTGTCATGTGACATTTCCTTATTAGAATGGCCACAGACTAAAATAGATATGTAATTGATTTAGTCTATTGCTTGGCCGTCGAGCCTACATTTTTGCTCTTCCCCGATAGCTCAATGTTTCCAGTAATGAGCTATCGGGGCATTTATCTCTTAGTCGAATAATCGACGATAGAGATGAGAACCCTTCATCCCATCTAGGTTTAGTCGTGGGGTGCTGATAATCAGCCCAGATTGTTCCAAGCGTCGAATATGTCTTCTTGCCGTTCTCAATGAGTAACCGCAACGTCTTACCAAAGCACTCGCAAGACTCACTTCTCCGCCTAACAAGTAGCCATCAATAATCGGCATTCTGCTGATCTCATAAACGGTCTGCCTAAACTGATCATTGAACAGTTCAAAGGGCAGTCGATATTGAACCTGATGACTGCTAGTGGAATGGATAATGTTGTCTTCGCTAATGTCTTGGTTTCGCACTTGGCTCTCCTCTGGATGACATAATGTGTCACACCCATATCTATAATTTAGTGTTTCTTTTGGTGAGCTAATCACCTCAATTTCCCGAGAAAGTGACAAATCTGAGATAGTGGCGAATTATTGCGGATAATCATTTGTATGATATATTTTCATGATTAAATTTTAGTAAATTCCAATTTGGAATTAATTGTTATCTTTATGAAATTTTTAGTTTTTTTCGCGTTACTCCCATCGTTCACTCCATCGATTCCTCTAAGCTCCATCCACTGCCAATAAATCAGCAGACTGACTAAAGTATTTCTACTTACTTTTCCTTTAGTATTTTTTATGAAATCAAATAGAAATCAGCATAATAATTCTATAAATCAATCATATGGGGCAAGATTGCTTTGTTTTGGGGGAATGGGTGTTGAGGAAAATCGGCAGCGAAATCAGCAGGGAGATTATTGAACATGGACAAAAGGTTAGGGGAGAGTGTTACTAAATCTGACCTGTTCACTCCGGCTCAGGATTGGTACACTTACAACAGGACTATCTAGCAGCCAACCTCATGACGATCGAACAGAGCCAGCATTTGCATCAACTAAGAGCTTTAGCAGCAAGCCATCCTGAGGTGGCGGTATTGTGGCTGTATGGTTCGCAGGCTAAAGGTAATGCTAGCGAGCATAGTGATTGGGATTTGGCTGTCGCATTTGATCCCGTAAAGGCTGAGAGTGTGCTTGATACACGTATTAGAGCTGAGCTACTTGCTATGGATTGGCAAAGGGCATTGGGGTTACCCGAAGGAAAGTTGTCCGTTGTCGATATCAATCTTGCACCTATCCCTCTGGCCTTTGGTATCATTAACGCCAACAAACTTATCTTTAGTCGAGATGAAGGTCGAAGAATGCAAGAAGAGTCTCGCATTATGTCGCAAATGGAACTCGATTACTTTGCTCAGAGCCTATAAGGGAACTGCTGTCCTATGTCTGATAATGCCTATATCACATCATTGCGTGTAAGCCTTAGCCGGTATCAAGCCGAGCTTGAGGAATTGCGTCAATTACTCAGTCAGCGTCCTTTATCGAATCTTGAATATCGTGCAGCAGAGCGGACGCTACAAGTATCTATTGAAGCCTGTATTGGCATTGCGAAACATTGGGCTAAGGCTCTTGCAGGGCATAGTCCGCAGGATGCTTACCAAGCATTTGAGATCCTGTGTCAACGAGGAGCACAACCTGCAGATGAGTTGGGTGGCTGGCGTAAAGTGATCGGTCTTCGTAATGCATTAGTACATGATTACCTGAATATTGACCCTGAAATAATCCGCAGTGTGATCTCTCAAGGCTATAGTGACAGATTATTTGTCTTTGCGGAACAGGGACTTGAATGGTTATCTTTGAAAAATAGCTAATGGTCTGATTGAGTTTGACAGACTCACCTAAAGGTTAAATAGGTGAGTCTACTGGGTGATGTCTGCTTATTTGTCAGGGTAATCGCCATACCAGTACTTAACCGCAAGCCACTCCCCAAAAGTCTGAAAATGGACTAACAGCCTGACAATCCAGTGCATATACGGCAGATGTTCTCGAGGATGAGTCGCATAGAGATTGCCGCCCTTAGTGATTGAGATAGACTCGGGGATAAAACCTTGCGCAATTAGAAACGCCCTGATCGCCTCTGGTTCCCTAAAGACACCGTTCCCCATTGCCACTTCTCCTTGAAGGTGCATCATCTTCTGATTGGTGCCACGTTTATCAGGAACTATCTCGACTGAAAAGAAGGTGCCGTTATTCTTGATGGCTTCTCGAATCTGATGCTCTCTGGTTTCCGGGGTAAAGCGGCCTTCAACAAGTAATACTGGGTACGATAGTACTTTTTCGCTGTTCATGTTTTTCTCCTATGGAAGTTAAGTGGGGCATAATATGTCACCCCCATATTTCTATTTTAATCGGTGGATAACCGTTTCAATTCCCTTATACCGTCATTTTTCACCATGAACTAAGGCATAAGAAACCTGATGTAAATCAAATACACAGGAGAGAATATGTCTATTCATACATTCAAGAATAAATCGCATGATAACGCCCAAGACTCTGTTATCCGGGAGGCGATAGCTATCTTGGAAACTCGCTATAGCCTCGGAGTTAATCATGAGGTATTTACTTCGCCACAAATTGTTAAGGACTATCTTAGGCTAAGGATGGCTGCCTATGAACGGGAGGTCTTTGCGGTACTATTGCTTGATAGTCAGCACCGTTTGATAGCCTATGAAGAACTGTTCTTTGGCACAATTGATGCCGCCTCAGTTTATCCACGAGAGGTGGTAAAATTGGTCCTTCATAGAAACGCCGCTGCCGCGATATTTGCCCATAACCATCCCTCTGGCATACCTGAACCATCACAGGTCGATAAACGCATTACAGAGCGTTTAAAGTCAGCATTAGCAACTATTGATGTAGCAGCCTTAGATCATTTTGTGATTGGTCACCATGAAGTTGTGTCTTTTGCTGAGAGGGGCTGGATATGACCACAACAATTCAAATCGATCTCAAGGCCGCCAGAAGTTTATTGCCGATGACGCTAAGTTTGA is a genomic window of Shewanella putrefaciens containing:
- a CDS encoding winged helix-turn-helix domain-containing protein — encoded protein: MRNQDISEDNIIHSTSSHQVQYRLPFELFNDQFRQTVYEISRMPIIDGYLLGGEVSLASALVRRCGYSLRTARRHIRRLEQSGLIISTPRLNLDGMKGSHLYRRLFD
- the mntA gene encoding type VII toxin-antitoxin system MntA family adenylyltransferase antitoxin codes for the protein MTIEQSQHLHQLRALAASHPEVAVLWLYGSQAKGNASEHSDWDLAVAFDPVKAESVLDTRIRAELLAMDWQRALGLPEGKLSVVDINLAPIPLAFGIINANKLIFSRDEGRRMQEESRIMSQMELDYFAQSL
- the hepT gene encoding type VII toxin-antitoxin system HepT family RNase toxin, which translates into the protein MSDNAYITSLRVSLSRYQAELEELRQLLSQRPLSNLEYRAAERTLQVSIEACIGIAKHWAKALAGHSPQDAYQAFEILCQRGAQPADELGGWRKVIGLRNALVHDYLNIDPEIIRSVISQGYSDRLFVFAEQGLEWLSLKNS
- the radC gene encoding RadC family protein; its protein translation is MSIHTFKNKSHDNAQDSVIREAIAILETRYSLGVNHEVFTSPQIVKDYLRLRMAAYEREVFAVLLLDSQHRLIAYEELFFGTIDAASVYPREVVKLVLHRNAAAAIFAHNHPSGIPEPSQVDKRITERLKSALATIDVAALDHFVIGHHEVVSFAERGWI